A region of the Pseudomonadota bacterium genome:
GCATCCTCAGCGGCAATGAATCCGTGCCGGTCATTAATCCAGCTGCCAAGCCTGAACAACCGAAAGTTGTGAAACAGATCCAGCCTGCGACACCAAAACAAAAGAAGATTGTCAAAAAGCCGCCGAAGATTGAAGAAAAGAAGATTGTGGCGGTGAACAAACCTGAGCCCCTTCCCATAGCTCCGGTCATTGAAGAAAAACCAATGGAAAAAGAAATCGTTGCTGAAGTTGAACCAATTAAACCTGAAATTGCCGAACAAACAGAAATGGAAGAAATAATTCCATTGCCGGATGCGGAATTTGCTGAAAACCAGACACCTTCTGACGTGCCTCCAATGGAAGCGGTCAACAATTTCAACGATGCGGCGTTAAATGAAAAAGCTTCCTACGGATACTCAAAACAACAGTATCTGAAAGCCCATTTTGACTACATCAAGAATGACATCCAGAAAAAGGTTGTCTACCCGCGCATGGCAAGAAAAATGGGCTGGCAGGGCAGGGTGCTTCTATCTTTTGTTGTTTGTGAAGACGGGTCGATCAAAGATGTAAAAATCATCGAAAGTTCTGGTTATTCCCTGCTTGATGCAAATGCCGTGAAAACCGTTCAATCCGCTGCACCATTCCCGGTTCCGCCGATCCGTGCTGAAATCATCATCCCCATCTCTTATGCCCTTGTCTGAATTTTCCAAATCTGGTTGAAAACCTATCGTTCATATGCAATCTGCCATTTCTTGAGCAGCACGCGAACCCTTGTTTTGGGGGGATCCATCTAATATTTCAAGCTTCCAGAATAAATGAAATGTTGCGTCAAGAAGAGTCAAGCAAAGACCAGACCTCCTGAGTTATGCCGCCATTCTGTCCTTTTTGTTTCTTTGCACACCTGGGTTAATATGGTATACGTATAATAATCAAACAAACCATATTAAAGGATGAGTGATGAACTATATTTCCTCTGAAATCCTGAACCGACTGGATGAAAAACTGTCCAGGTTGAATTCCTTCCGGCCCTTGCCGCAAACTGCTGTCCGTAAGCTGCAGGAACAATTCGAACTGGAAATGACCTACAATTCAAATGCCATTGAGGGCAACAGTCTGACTCTCAAGGAAACCTTTCTGGTCATTAACCAAGGCCTGACGATCAAAGGAAAACCTCTCAAGGATCACTTGGAGGCCAAGGGGCACACAGAAGCACTTGAATACCTCTATGATTTGACAGCCCAAGACCCCCCGGCCCCATTAACCGAAAGAATAATCAGGGAACTTAACGGGATTGTCATGCGCAACATTGATCAGGAATGGGCCGGCAGATACCGTAACAGTAATGTTATCATCGGCGGCGCCACATACACACCGCCGGAAGCCTTTGAAGTTCCCCGATTGATGGAGGAATTGCTCAGTTGGGCAAACAGCGCCGGGCAAAACCTGCACCCGGTTGAATTGGCCGCTGTTTTTCATCATCGTCTCGTGTACATTCATCCTTTTTACGACGGCAATGGCCGCACCACCCGGTTGACAATGAATGTCATCCTGCTCAAGGCGGGATTTCCATTGGTGGTGATCCTGAAAAACGATCGACGAAGATATTACCGTTTACTGGGTGAGGCCGACCGTGGCAACTTGAGACCCTTCGCCGGTTTTATCGCCCAGACGGCCCAAAGGACACTGGATATCTATCTGAAGGTGCTGACTCCGGACCGGAAATCCAAAGAGAAATTCATTGCCCTGGTCGATCTGGCGAAGCACTCCAGGTTCTCGGCTAAATACCTCAATCTCCTGGCCCGTGCCGGCAAGCTTGAAG
Encoded here:
- a CDS encoding Fic family protein, encoding MNYISSEILNRLDEKLSRLNSFRPLPQTAVRKLQEQFELEMTYNSNAIEGNSLTLKETFLVINQGLTIKGKPLKDHLEAKGHTEALEYLYDLTAQDPPAPLTERIIRELNGIVMRNIDQEWAGRYRNSNVIIGGATYTPPEAFEVPRLMEELLSWANSAGQNLHPVELAAVFHHRLVYIHPFYDGNGRTTRLTMNVILLKAGFPLVVILKNDRRRYYRLLGEADRGNLRPFAGFIAQTAQRTLDIYLKVLTPDRKSKEKFIALVDLAKHSRFSAKYLNLLARAGKLEAHKEGRNWLSSKEALRRYLDGRERKRK
- a CDS encoding energy transducer TonB, with the protein product MTRNHLSAYGFSFIFHAVFIALIFTLGNLLPLEQTPLVIDFSILSGNESVPVINPAAKPEQPKVVKQIQPATPKQKKIVKKPPKIEEKKIVAVNKPEPLPIAPVIEEKPMEKEIVAEVEPIKPEIAEQTEMEEIIPLPDAEFAENQTPSDVPPMEAVNNFNDAALNEKASYGYSKQQYLKAHFDYIKNDIQKKVVYPRMARKMGWQGRVLLSFVVCEDGSIKDVKIIESSGYSLLDANAVKTVQSAAPFPVPPIRAEIIIPISYALV